The window CGTGATGCGCCGATGGGCGCGATGGCCGTGCTCGTGCTACTTGGGCTCGTGATTGCGACCGATGTCGGCGCCTATTTCAGCGGGCGGACCTTTGGTGGCCCCAAGATCGCCCCGCGCATCAGTCCATCCAAGACCTGGGCTGGACTGATCGGCGGTATGGTTCTGGCGGGAGCCGTCATGGTCGCCAGCTTCTGGTGGGCCGGATACCCGCTCGGCGCTGCCGTCGTCGGTGCAGCACTGCTGGAAGGCGCGCTGGCTGCCGTGGTCGCGCAGGCAGGTGATTTCTTCGAGAGCTGGATGAAGCGCCGCGCGGGCGTGAAGGATTCCAGCGGCCTGATCCCCGGTCACGGCGGGCTGTTTGATCGCGTCGATGGTCTGCTGGCGCTGTGCTTCGTGCTCGGGCTCTATTTCTCGGCGCTGCGTGCAGGTGGTTATCTATGAGCCAGCGCTCCATCACTGTGCTGGGCGCGACCGGGTCGATCGGCGCCTCGACGCTTGATCTGATCCGCCGTGATCGCCCGAACTGGCGGGCCGTCGCGTTGACGGCCAATGGCAATGCTGTCGAACTGGCAAAGCTTGCACGGGAGTTCGCAGCGGAATTGGCGGTTGTTGCGGATGAAACCTGCCTGCCCGCTCTGCGCGAAGCGCTGGCTGGCAGCGGTATCGAAGCGGCTGGCGGTCCTGCGGCTCTGATCGAAGCTGCCGCGCGTGATGCCGAGGTCACTGTGGCGGCCATCGTCGGCTGTGCAGGGCTTGCGCCCACCATGGCAGCGATCGAGCGCGGCAGGGTGATCGCGCTGGCCAACAAGGAAGCGCTGGTCTCTGCGGGCGAAGTGATGACGGCGGCGGT of the Novosphingobium sp. 9 genome contains:
- a CDS encoding phosphatidate cytidylyltransferase, with translation MADAERISAKVEGRKSDLKVRTLSAIVMLAIAGSALWLGGLFWRGFVIAVAAGVFWEWVRLVHAITPSPVKRGLWNAAGIIYVIIAAATLALLRDAPMGAMAVLVLLGLVIATDVGAYFSGRTFGGPKIAPRISPSKTWAGLIGGMVLAGAVMVASFWWAGYPLGAAVVGAALLEGALAAVVAQAGDFFESWMKRRAGVKDSSGLIPGHGGLFDRVDGLLALCFVLGLYFSALRAGGYL